In the genome of Candidatus Acidulodesulfobacterium acidiphilum, one region contains:
- the cobB gene encoding hydrogenobyrinic acid a,c-diamide synthase (glutamine-hydrolyzing) yields MIKVENTQKYKKNNRNNNRNIINGIYISAAKRNSGKTTISIALSRLLSNRGLSVQPFKKGPDFIDPMWLNIASRNRTYNLDFYFMSKDKIRKHFLKYSLNSDISIVEGNHGLHDSIDIYGKSSNAEMAKLLGLPVILIIDVGELNRGVVPLILGYKEFDKNVDIKGVILNKVHSKRHEKNLLRAIKYYTDLKVVGNIPNNPEFSIKQRHLGLLSTMSGGEIESLVDKTSAEIANYIDLEGIIKMSKFADKHYTDAQKKPILKLNADNAKQKNKRNGLIKIGLAFDNAFNFYYNENLEALENLGCELIKFSPISDKHLPDIDALYIGGGFPEIFSNELQDNKSIRNEIKQKIEEGLPVYAECGGLMYLCKSIAYENGFNEMTGVIEADVKLTKKPKGHGYTKLMPYSYGKGKKSLWFDKIKLIKGHEFHHSFLEMAQDKYELVFKMKKGYGVDGFSDGITYKNVLACYTHMYSPSSPGWFKNWVAFIKQIKAMYIKK; encoded by the coding sequence ATGATTAAGGTTGAAAATACCCAAAAATATAAAAAGAATAATAGAAATAATAATAGAAATATTATTAACGGAATTTACATTTCAGCCGCTAAAAGGAATTCGGGTAAAACTACTATTTCTATAGCTCTGTCGCGTTTGTTGAGCAACAGGGGTTTATCCGTCCAGCCGTTCAAAAAAGGCCCTGATTTTATCGATCCAATGTGGCTGAATATAGCTTCGAGAAACAGGACGTATAATCTGGATTTCTATTTTATGTCCAAAGATAAAATCAGGAAACATTTCTTAAAATATTCTTTAAATTCTGACATAAGCATAGTAGAAGGAAACCACGGCCTGCACGATTCGATAGATATTTACGGAAAATCGTCCAACGCCGAAATGGCGAAACTGCTGGGACTTCCCGTTATACTTATTATAGACGTAGGAGAATTAAACAGAGGGGTTGTTCCTTTAATATTGGGTTATAAAGAATTTGATAAAAATGTTGATATCAAAGGCGTTATTCTTAATAAAGTCCACAGCAAAAGACACGAGAAAAATTTGCTTAGAGCTATTAAATATTATACCGATTTAAAGGTCGTAGGCAACATACCCAATAATCCTGAATTTTCAATAAAACAGAGGCATCTGGGGCTTTTATCGACGATGTCGGGCGGCGAAATAGAATCGTTGGTGGACAAGACTTCCGCCGAAATTGCGAACTATATAGATTTGGAAGGTATAATAAAAATGTCGAAATTTGCTGACAAACATTATACCGATGCCCAAAAAAAACCTATTTTAAAATTAAACGCCGATAACGCAAAGCAAAAAAATAAAAGAAACGGCTTGATAAAAATAGGACTTGCTTTCGATAACGCTTTTAATTTTTATTATAACGAAAATTTGGAAGCCCTTGAAAATCTCGGATGCGAATTGATTAAATTTTCTCCAATCTCCGATAAGCATTTGCCGGATATCGACGCATTATATATAGGCGGAGGATTCCCTGAAATATTTTCCAATGAACTTCAAGATAATAAATCTATAAGAAATGAAATAAAACAAAAAATAGAAGAAGGTCTTCCCGTTTATGCAGAGTGCGGCGGACTCATGTATCTCTGCAAAAGCATTGCTTACGAAAATGGTTTTAACGAAATGACGGGCGTTATCGAAGCAGACGTAAAACTTACCAAAAAACCGAAGGGTCACGGATACACTAAATTAATGCCTTATTCATACGGAAAAGGAAAAAAAAGCCTCTGGTTCGATAAAATAAAATTAATAAAAGGGCATGAATTTCATCATTCTTTTTTAGAAATGGCTCAAGACAAATATGAATTAGTATTTAAAATGAAAAAAGGTTACGGAGTTGACGGCTTCTCCGACGGTATAACATATAAGAACGTTTTAGCCTGCTATACGCATATGTATTCTCCGTCTTCTCCGGGTTGGTTCAAAAACTGGGTTGCTTTTATAAAACAGATAAAAGCTATGTATATAAAAAAATAA
- a CDS encoding FAD-dependent oxidoreductase, with the protein MLELKKPKKPAKIAASTGGGMSQSPYRPKYVEKRPPCMDTCPNGTKVRDYIQLIAQSESYDRPVDDSLKQAFYMLTESNPLPSTTGRVCPHPCEDACNRKEKDTPVAINAIEMFVGDYGIKNNLQYKKLTEVKRKEKIAIIGSGPAGLSAAYHLALRGYGITIFEKFPETGGYLRYGIPRFRLPLDIIDAEVQRIKNLGVEIKTGVGIGTDITLDSLKSEYDAVFIAIGTHEPIKMKMKGADSPNVYTGIEFLQKAASGEIKDAGKEVVVIGSDSAMDAGMVAKRLGANVTFIYNKGTVNDASEIEEKGSTEVKEGHAEGIKFEFLFALDEIVTENGKAVAVKLKKMKLSEKDASGRVHPIIIEGGQELNLKLDTLIYSFGQKPDYKGLENLTKNPNNEFLKVDDNYLVAGEDKVFAGGDILRFGLVTDAIGMGRYAAYAIHKKFSGEQVINDERRVIKYGDAVNREGKNMYLAYFQPAERKKRTSRDPKERVKDFEGILNDLNFDELVSEVKRCMSCGLCFDCGSCFEYCSQSAVKKLPKGQHFEFHLETCNGCKKCAESCPCGYIDML; encoded by the coding sequence ATGCTTGAATTAAAAAAACCGAAAAAACCGGCAAAAATTGCGGCGAGTACAGGCGGCGGAATGTCTCAGTCGCCGTACAGACCTAAATACGTCGAAAAAAGACCCCCGTGCATGGATACTTGTCCTAATGGAACAAAGGTTAGAGATTATATTCAGCTTATAGCGCAGAGCGAGTCTTACGACAGGCCTGTAGACGACTCATTAAAACAGGCTTTTTATATGCTTACGGAGTCCAATCCTCTTCCTTCGACGACCGGAAGAGTATGTCCCCATCCGTGTGAAGACGCATGCAACAGAAAAGAAAAAGATACGCCGGTAGCGATTAATGCTATAGAAATGTTTGTAGGAGATTACGGAATAAAAAATAATCTTCAGTATAAAAAATTAACCGAAGTAAAAAGAAAAGAAAAAATTGCGATAATAGGAAGCGGTCCTGCAGGTTTATCTGCCGCATATCATCTTGCGTTAAGGGGATACGGCATTACTATTTTTGAAAAGTTTCCGGAAACAGGCGGATATTTAAGATATGGAATACCCCGTTTCAGGCTTCCGTTAGATATTATAGACGCGGAAGTCCAGCGCATTAAGAATCTTGGCGTTGAAATTAAAACCGGCGTCGGTATAGGCACTGACATAACGTTAGACAGTCTTAAGTCGGAATATGACGCCGTATTTATAGCTATAGGAACCCACGAACCTATAAAAATGAAGATGAAAGGCGCGGATTCTCCTAATGTTTATACCGGAATTGAATTTCTGCAGAAAGCGGCTTCCGGAGAAATTAAAGATGCCGGTAAAGAAGTGGTAGTTATCGGAAGCGACAGCGCAATGGATGCCGGAATGGTTGCAAAAAGACTCGGCGCCAACGTTACTTTTATATACAATAAAGGCACGGTTAACGATGCATCCGAAATAGAAGAAAAAGGTTCTACGGAAGTAAAAGAAGGACACGCCGAGGGAATAAAATTCGAATTTTTATTTGCGCTCGACGAGATAGTTACGGAAAACGGCAAAGCTGTTGCCGTAAAGCTTAAAAAAATGAAACTTTCGGAAAAAGATGCTTCGGGCAGGGTTCATCCTATAATAATAGAAGGCGGGCAGGAACTTAATTTAAAATTAGACACTTTAATATATTCTTTCGGTCAAAAGCCCGATTATAAAGGTTTAGAAAATCTGACTAAAAATCCGAATAACGAATTTTTAAAAGTTGACGATAATTATTTAGTCGCAGGCGAAGATAAAGTATTTGCCGGCGGCGATATATTAAGGTTCGGTCTCGTTACGGACGCTATAGGAATGGGAAGATATGCCGCATACGCTATACATAAAAAGTTTAGCGGAGAACAGGTTATTAACGACGAAAGAAGAGTTATAAAGTACGGCGACGCTGTAAACAGGGAAGGGAAAAATATGTATCTTGCGTATTTTCAGCCGGCCGAAAGAAAGAAGAGGACGTCCAGAGATCCTAAAGAAAGAGTTAAAGATTTTGAAGGCATTTTAAACGACCTTAATTTCGACGAATTAGTTTCGGAAGTAAAGAGATGCATGAGCTGCGGATTATGCTTCGACTGCGGCAGCTGTTTTGAATACTGCTCGCAGAGCGCAGTTAAAAAATTGCCGAAAGGTCAGCATTTCGAGTTTCACCTTGAGACGTGCAACGGTTGCAAAAAATGCGCCGAAAGCTGTCCCTGCGGTTATATAGATATGCTGTAA
- the dsrA gene encoding dissimilatory-type sulfite reductase subunit alpha, protein MGKKHQTPLLDELKKGKWISFVREIERAAEKSERTEDLLGQVEESYHDKVNHWKHGGMAGVKGYGAGMVGRFSEYPDKYPGIKECHSMRIIPSAGFFYNSDFLRKLADISEKHAGGLLNFHGATGNIQILGMSQAEAEDVFQAVAELGFDLGGSGSDLRTPSCCAGQARCEFANFDTMKICRHLTEEYLDELHRPAFNYKFKFKFSGCANDCVASAARSDLAFIGTWKDKIKINQEEVKNYKKKFNVQKYVLDKCPTKCMWFEGENLVIDDENCVKCMHCINELPKALKAGDERGCSILIGAKAPLVTGPRMGMMLVPFYDVNEDAKNDYEWIKSLISNMWEFWDEYGVSRERIGELIGRVGLNTFLEGIGLEPIPEMVEHPRSNPFIKFTEDEEE, encoded by the coding sequence ATGGGTAAAAAGCACCAGACTCCGCTTCTTGATGAACTTAAGAAAGGGAAGTGGATAAGTTTCGTCAGGGAAATAGAAAGAGCGGCAGAAAAGAGCGAAAGAACCGAAGACCTTTTGGGGCAAGTTGAAGAATCTTACCATGACAAAGTAAATCACTGGAAACACGGCGGCATGGCGGGCGTTAAAGGATACGGCGCAGGTATGGTCGGTAGGTTCAGCGAATATCCCGATAAATATCCGGGAATAAAAGAATGCCATTCTATGAGAATTATACCTTCAGCAGGTTTTTTCTATAATTCCGATTTTCTTAGAAAATTAGCCGATATTTCCGAAAAACACGCCGGCGGCTTGCTGAATTTTCACGGAGCTACCGGAAACATTCAGATACTTGGAATGTCTCAGGCAGAGGCTGAAGATGTTTTTCAGGCCGTAGCCGAACTAGGGTTTGACCTTGGCGGAAGCGGTTCGGATTTAAGAACGCCTTCATGCTGCGCGGGACAGGCAAGATGCGAATTTGCAAATTTCGACACAATGAAAATTTGCCGTCATTTAACGGAAGAATATTTGGACGAGCTTCACAGGCCTGCGTTTAATTATAAATTTAAATTTAAATTTTCCGGATGCGCTAACGACTGCGTTGCTTCTGCGGCAAGGTCAGATCTTGCTTTCATAGGAACATGGAAAGACAAAATAAAAATCAATCAGGAAGAAGTAAAAAATTATAAAAAGAAATTCAACGTTCAAAAATATGTTCTAGATAAATGTCCTACAAAGTGCATGTGGTTTGAAGGAGAAAACCTTGTTATAGACGACGAAAACTGCGTAAAATGCATGCATTGTATAAATGAACTGCCTAAAGCTCTTAAAGCCGGCGACGAAAGAGGCTGCTCTATTTTAATTGGTGCAAAAGCGCCTTTGGTTACCGGTCCTAGAATGGGTATGATGCTCGTTCCTTTTTACGACGTAAATGAAGATGCAAAGAACGATTACGAATGGATAAAATCATTAATTTCCAATATGTGGGAATTCTGGGATGAATACGGAGTCAGCAGGGAAAGAATAGGAGAGCTTATAGGAAGGGTTGGATTAAATACCTTCTTGGAAGGCATAGGATTAGAACCTATTCCTGAAATGGTCGAACATCCGAGAAGCAATCCGTTTATTAAATTTACCGAAGACGAAGAAGAATAG
- the tusE gene encoding TusE/DsrC/DsvC family sulfur relay protein, translating to MASFVYNGKTIETDDEGYLQNLGDWDKGLAEVLAKQENVELTEKHWKLIEWIRDYFQKFQVAPAIKSLTKEVMSLENLPDKKEANKFIYELFPEGPAKQLAKISGLPKPTGCV from the coding sequence ATGGCAAGTTTTGTTTATAACGGAAAAACGATAGAAACGGATGACGAAGGTTACCTTCAGAATCTTGGAGATTGGGACAAAGGTCTTGCTGAAGTTCTTGCGAAACAGGAAAATGTAGAATTAACCGAAAAACACTGGAAATTAATTGAATGGATAAGGGATTACTTTCAGAAATTTCAGGTTGCGCCTGCTATTAAATCGCTGACGAAAGAAGTCATGAGCCTTGAAAATTTACCGGACAAAAAAGAAGCAAATAAATTCATTTATGAATTATTTCCCGAAGGCCCGGCAAAACAGCTTGCAAAAATATCGGGTCTTCCAAAACCGACAGGCTGCGTTTAA
- the dsrB gene encoding dissimilatory-type sulfite reductase subunit beta, with amino-acid sequence MAEEVKKKRLTDIGPHDYNEYLSPVIKNNYGKWAYHEILDPGTMVHVAESGDKLYTVRMGSPRLVSGSFVRDICDIADKYCGGHLRFTTRNNVEFLIEDEKNVEPLKKDLEKMGYNVGGIGNIVANIVHTQGWVHCHTSASDASGVVKSVMDELYEYFVEDKLPSKVRIAFACCLNMCGSVSSSDIAIVGTHRKPPRIDAERLRNLCEIPSTIAACPTNSIRPDTVDGKPGVKVNEETCVFCGSCYTVCPAMPIANAENDGLSIWVGGKVSNARTKPTFSKLAIPFIPNDPPRWPGVVNAVKTILNEYKKGAEPGERVGEWIDRIGWPRFFKITGFPFTKYHIDDFRLGETTMNYSSHARL; translated from the coding sequence ATGGCAGAAGAAGTTAAAAAGAAGAGACTTACCGATATTGGACCCCATGATTACAACGAATATTTGTCGCCGGTTATAAAAAATAATTACGGCAAATGGGCTTATCATGAGATTCTTGACCCAGGCACTATGGTGCACGTGGCGGAAAGCGGCGATAAACTATATACGGTGAGAATGGGTTCGCCTAGATTAGTCAGCGGCAGTTTCGTGAGGGATATTTGCGATATCGCCGATAAATACTGCGGCGGACACTTAAGATTTACGACAAGAAATAACGTTGAATTTTTAATAGAAGATGAAAAAAACGTCGAACCGCTTAAAAAAGACCTTGAAAAAATGGGATATAACGTAGGCGGCATAGGCAATATCGTTGCAAATATAGTTCATACTCAGGGATGGGTGCACTGCCACACTTCCGCAAGCGATGCATCTGGCGTCGTAAAGTCCGTTATGGACGAGTTGTATGAATATTTCGTCGAAGACAAACTTCCGTCAAAAGTAAGAATAGCGTTTGCCTGCTGTTTAAATATGTGCGGTTCTGTTTCGTCTTCGGACATAGCTATAGTAGGAACACACAGAAAACCGCCGAGAATCGATGCGGAAAGACTCAGGAATCTTTGCGAAATACCCAGCACTATTGCCGCATGCCCCACAAACTCTATCAGACCTGACACGGTTGACGGCAAACCGGGCGTAAAAGTAAACGAAGAAACCTGCGTATTCTGCGGAAGCTGTTATACCGTCTGTCCTGCTATGCCTATAGCTAACGCCGAAAACGACGGCTTATCGATTTGGGTCGGCGGAAAAGTATCCAATGCCAGAACTAAACCGACTTTCTCTAAATTAGCTATACCGTTTATCCCCAACGATCCTCCAAGATGGCCGGGAGTGGTAAACGCCGTTAAAACAATTCTTAACGAATATAAAAAAGGCGCAGAACCAGGTGAAAGAGTCGGCGAATGGATAGACAGGATAGGCTGGCCGAGATTCTTTAAGATTACCGGATTCCCGTTCACGAAATATCATATCGACGATTTCAGGCTCGGCGAAACTACTATGAACTATTCTTCGCATGCCAGGCTGTAG